One Erpetoichthys calabaricus chromosome 8, fErpCal1.3, whole genome shotgun sequence DNA segment encodes these proteins:
- the LOC114655955 gene encoding epidermal differentiation-specific protein-like isoform X1, translating into MSKIIIYEHNDFKGLSKEFTRDVPSLVTENFNDCISSIKVIGMPWIAYEHVNYQGRQIVYEEGQYASVAMNDTFSSLQLITDNLDDPSISLYEDVNYGGRSKDIITETNLCFADFNDKASSHIVHRGAWVLYEDVNRGGRQIIARAGERAPNYCNFGFNDQLSSLRPLQYGSPTVKANIQWEKMIKESERNVKIDELVGVNKSDTEQSFSSTATKEYETYVSQSITFSNSTTITVGTTFSLDIVPGVGMETSISVSNTFSVEKGKTESTTSREKTELTLPVKIPPHTKLTVNVLRKEMSVRVPVEFTVTRGSNTKIEYGEYRCSSGSSVHAEYSSKQLK; encoded by the coding sequence ATGAGTAAAATCATCATCTACGAGCACAATGACTTCAAGGGGCTCAGCAAAGAGTTCACCAGAGACGTTCCCAGTCTGGTTACCGAAAACTTCAATGACTGCATTTCCTCGATCAAGGTAATCGGCATGCCTTGGATAGCTTATGAACACGTTAACTACCAAGGCCGCCAGATTGTATATGAAGAAGGGCAGTATGCCAGTGTGGCCATGAATGATACTTTTTCTTCCTTACAACTAATCACTGACAACCTAGATGACCCTTCGATCTCCCTTTATGAAGACGTTAATTATGGTGGAAGAAGTAAAGACATCATTACTGAAACGAACCTCTGCTTTGCTGACTTCAATGACAAAGCCTCGTCCCACATTGTGCACAGAGGCGCCTGGGTCCTGTATGAGGACGTGAACCGCGGAGGCCGGCAGATCATCGCTCGTGCAGGGGAAAGAGCGCCCAACTACTGTAACTTCGGCTTCAACGATCAGCTCTCCTCTCTTCGTCCGCTGCAGTATGGCTCCCCTACAGTGAAAGCCAACATTCAGTGGGAGAAAATGATCAAGGAATCGGAGAGGAATGTGAAGATCGACGAGCTGGTTGGAGTTAATAAATCGGACACTGAGCAGTCATTTTCTTCAACCGCCACCAAAGAGTATGAAACCTACGTCAGCCAGAGCATCACCTTCAGCAACTCCACCACCATTACTGTCGGTACCACATTCTCCCTTGATATCGTGCCTGGTGTAGGAATGGAGACCAGCATCTCGGTTTCCAACACCTTCTCTGTTGAAAAAGGGAAAACCGAATCAACAACTTCAAGAGAGAAGACCGAACTCACCCTCCCTGTGAAAATCCCTCCACATACAAAACTGACTGTTAATGTCCTGAGAAAAGAAATGTCTGTGAGGGTGCCGGTAGAGTTTACTGTCACTCGAG